From a single Gadus morhua chromosome 3, gadMor3.0, whole genome shotgun sequence genomic region:
- the fbxw7 gene encoding F-box/WD repeat-containing protein 7 isoform X3: MGFYGTLKMIFYKMKRKLDHGPEVRSFPSGKKPCKGTEYPSPTGIVPCPATPTTFGHIRTANGQGTQRRRITSIQPPTGLQEWLRTFQSWSGPEKLLALDELIDSCEPTQVKHMMQVIEPQFQRDFISLLPKELALYVLSFLEPKDLLQAAQTCRYWRILAEDNLLWREKCREEGIDEPLLLKKRKAAKPGFTHSPWKSAYIRQHRIDTNWRRGDLKSPKVLKGHDDHVITCLQFCGNRIVSGSDDNTLKVWSAVTGKCLRTLVGHTGGVWSSQMRDNIIISGSTDRTLKVWDAETGECIHTLYGHTSTVRCMHLHEKRVVSGSRDATLRVWDIETGQCLHVLMGHVAAVRCVQYDGRRVVSGAYDFMVKVWDPETETCLHTLQGHTNRVYSLQFDSIHVVSGSLDTSIRVWDVETGNCIHTLTGHQSLTSGMELKDNILVSGNADSTVKIWDIKTGQCLQTLQGPHKHQSAVTCLQFNKNFVITSSDDGTVKLWDLKTGEFIRNLVTLESGGSGGVVWRIRASNTKLVCAVGSRNGTEETKLLVLDFDVDMK; the protein is encoded by the exons ATGGGGTTCTACGGCACTTTAAAGATGATTTTCTATAAA ATGAAGAGGAAGTTGGATCATGGCCCCGAGGTCCGATCTTTCCCTTCTGGTAAAAAACCCTGCAAAGGCACAGAGTATCCAAG CCCAACGGGGATAGTCCCAtgcccggccacgcccaccacgTTTGGCCACATCAGAACAGCCAACGGTCAGGGGACACAGAGACGGCGAATCACCTCCATCCAGCCACCCACGGGTCTCCAAGAATGGCTCCGGACATTTCAG AGCTGGAGTGGCCCGGAGAAGCTACTGGCGCTGGATGAGTTGATCGACAGCTGTGAGCCCACGCAAGTCAAGCACATGATGCAAGTGATCGAACCACAGTTTCAGCGAGACTTCATCTCCCTGCTGCCCAAAGAG CTGGCCTTGTATGTGCTGTCATTTCTGGAGCCAAAGGACCTCCTCCAAGCAGCCCAGACGTGTCGCTACTGGCGCATCCTGGCCGAGGACAACCTGCTGTGGAGGGAAAAGTGTCGAGAGGAGG GGATCGATGAACCCTTGCTGCTCAAGAAGAGGAAGGCGGCAAAGCCCGGCTTCACCCACAGTCCGTGGAAGAGTGCCTACATCAGGCAACACAGGATAGACACCAactggaggagaggggacctGAAATCACCCAAG GTGCTGAAGGGTCACGACGACCACGTCATCACATGCCTCCAGTTCTGCGGCAACCGTATCGTCAGCGGCTCTGACGACAACACGCTCAAGGTCTGGTCGGCTGTCACGGGGAAG tgtTTGCGGACCCTGGTGGGCCACACGGGCGGCGTGTGGTCGTCCCAGATGAGGGacaacatcatcatcagcgGCTCCACCGACCGCACGCTCAAGGTGTGGGACGCGGAGACGGGAGAATGTATCCACACCCTCTACGGGCATACCTCAACAGTACGCTGCATGCACCTGCACGAGAAGAG ggtGGTGAGCGGCTCCCGTGACGCCACGCTGCGCGTGTGGGACATCGAGACGGGCCAGTGTCTGCACGTGCTCATGGGCCACGTGGCGGCGGTGCGCTGCGTGCAGTACGACGGGCGCCGCGTGGTCAGCGGCGCCTACGACTTCATGGTCAAGGTGTGGGACCCGGAGACGGAGACCTGCCTGCACACGCTGCAGGGACACACCAACCGGGTGTACTCGCTGCAG tttgacAGCATCCACGTGGTGAGCGGCTCCCTGGACACGTCCATCCGCGTGTGGGACGTGGAGACGGGGAACTGCATCCACACGCTGACGGGCCACCAGTCGCTCACCAGCGGCATGGAGCTCAAGGACAACATCCTGGTGTCCGGCAACGCCGACTCCACCGTCAAGATCTGGGACATCAAGACGGGCCAGTGCCTGCAGACCCTGCAAG ggccCCACAAGCACCAGAGCGCCGTGACGTGCCTGCAGTTCAACAAGAACTTTGTGATCACCAGCTCGGACGACGGCACCGTCAAGCTGTGGGACCTGAAGACGGGCGAGTTCATCCGCAACCTGGTCACCCTGG